Proteins encoded within one genomic window of Sulfurovum sp. XGS-02:
- a CDS encoding acyl-[ACP]--phospholipid O-acyltransferase, which yields MKSLFKIAGFTPYILIILLNAMTDLGHKIILQNTIFKAYEGPELIILTAIVNALILLPFIFLFSPAGFIADKYPKTMVIEYAAMAAMGITTLILISYYMGWFWIAFIFTFILAAQSAIYSPAKYGLIKEMTGNEKLAEANAVVQAVTISSILAGAVIYSIFFENLLQDATIVPSEILRYIAPVGYLLIGASTMEYLLARRLVRKFKAVDIDESMTFEPKEYKNLSYLKSNISLLKQKQTIWLSIIGLSILWGVSQVVLAIFGEYLKSRLGITNTIIAQSLLALAGIGMILGSMFAGRVSKNYIETGIIPLGSLGVALALYSIPSLSSLWALGTALLSFGFFSGLFIVPLNAMIQFTSPHKILGKVLAGNNFMQNVSMFLFLLLTAVFGYFQFSAIGLFYIISTIAFLGMVYTFIKLPQSLIRYMVRMLISFKYTLHVDGLNHIKADKGILLLGNHISFLDWAVLQMAYPKQIRFVMERSYYEKWYLKPLLDFFGVIPISSRGSKSALVKVTEALNRGETVALFPEGHISRNGHLGTFQRGFEMATKEVEDAVIIPFYLRGLWEDNYSYASKKMKRNKSRDISVSFAEALDIHSTASEVKKSVFDLSVQSWKHYAESLPSLQKAWIYSAKNVSSKLCMADSTGTEVSGNKFITATLMMAAALKPKLKESQNIGLLLPTSVGGSMGNMALITLGKTIVNLNYSAGEESLLHALKIADITKIIASKQFITKLKAKGFDMTNVLKNVEVIYLEEIKESMSRTKGLFTLMMVKALPASLLSMVCIKDSHKDDTAAILFSSGSEGTPKGIELSHQNMMGNIKQTTTLLNPTDEDVMLGTLPIFHSFGLTVTTLLPLIEGIPVASHPDPTDGFGIGKMAAKYEATILLATATFLRLYTRNRKLTPLMFKDIRMVVAGAEKLPNEIRDEFKKKFGLDIYEGYGATETTPVASVNMPDVLMTDSWKPQVGQKIGTVGLPLPGSAFRIVDPESFNTLKTGEEGMILIGGTQIMKGYIDDPKKTASVIKEIDGIRWYVTGDKGRLDEDGFLTIVDRYSRFAKVAGEMVSLGLVEGEIAKVLGENDQIAIAALPDAKKGEKLVLLLEGEMELDTLKEKIKEIEMNPLFVPSEYFKVEELPKLGTGKADFKGAKRLAQKLSDEQ from the coding sequence ATGAAATCACTGTTTAAAATAGCCGGGTTTACACCCTATATTCTGATCATACTGCTCAATGCTATGACTGACCTGGGACACAAGATCATCTTGCAAAACACCATTTTTAAAGCCTATGAAGGTCCCGAACTCATCATACTCACTGCCATAGTCAATGCCTTGATACTTCTGCCTTTTATCTTTCTATTCTCTCCGGCAGGGTTTATCGCTGACAAATACCCTAAAACGATGGTCATAGAGTATGCAGCAATGGCAGCTATGGGTATCACGACACTGATACTTATCTCTTATTATATGGGTTGGTTCTGGATAGCATTTATATTCACTTTTATCCTGGCGGCACAAAGTGCCATCTATTCCCCGGCAAAGTATGGGCTCATCAAAGAGATGACAGGGAATGAAAAGTTGGCTGAGGCAAATGCAGTCGTACAGGCTGTGACTATATCTTCTATCCTTGCCGGAGCCGTGATCTATTCTATCTTCTTTGAAAATTTACTTCAGGATGCTACTATCGTCCCTTCGGAGATACTCAGATACATTGCACCTGTAGGCTACTTGCTTATAGGTGCCAGTACCATGGAGTATCTCTTGGCCAGACGACTGGTACGTAAGTTCAAAGCTGTCGATATCGATGAGAGTATGACCTTTGAACCCAAGGAGTATAAAAATCTCTCTTATTTAAAAAGTAATATTTCTCTTTTAAAACAAAAACAAACGATCTGGTTAAGTATTATCGGGCTCTCTATTCTTTGGGGTGTTTCACAAGTGGTCTTAGCCATATTCGGAGAATATCTAAAAAGCAGACTGGGCATCACCAATACGATCATTGCTCAAAGCTTATTGGCACTTGCGGGTATCGGTATGATCCTGGGTTCCATGTTTGCAGGACGTGTCAGTAAGAACTATATAGAGACGGGCATCATTCCCTTAGGTAGCCTGGGCGTGGCACTTGCACTCTATAGCATTCCCTCTCTTTCTTCTTTATGGGCATTGGGTACGGCACTTTTATCTTTTGGTTTCTTTTCCGGCCTTTTCATTGTGCCGCTCAATGCGATGATCCAGTTTACATCACCTCACAAAATACTGGGTAAAGTCCTTGCAGGAAATAACTTTATGCAAAATGTGAGTATGTTTCTTTTTTTACTTTTAACTGCCGTTTTTGGATACTTTCAATTCTCTGCCATAGGACTCTTTTACATCATCTCTACTATCGCTTTCTTAGGTATGGTCTATACATTTATCAAGCTTCCACAGTCACTCATCCGTTATATGGTTCGTATGCTAATAAGTTTTAAATACACGTTACATGTTGATGGTCTTAACCATATAAAAGCAGATAAAGGCATTCTCCTTTTAGGTAACCACATATCATTTTTGGACTGGGCTGTCTTACAGATGGCATACCCAAAACAGATACGTTTTGTCATGGAAAGATCTTACTATGAAAAATGGTACCTCAAACCCCTTTTAGACTTCTTTGGGGTAATACCCATCTCCAGCAGGGGAAGTAAAAGTGCGCTTGTTAAAGTGACCGAAGCACTGAACCGTGGGGAGACAGTAGCACTTTTTCCAGAGGGGCACATCTCTCGGAACGGACACCTGGGTACCTTTCAAAGAGGGTTTGAAATGGCAACCAAAGAGGTAGAAGATGCAGTGATCATACCTTTTTACCTGAGAGGGCTTTGGGAAGACAACTACTCGTACGCATCCAAAAAGATGAAACGTAACAAAAGCAGAGACATCTCTGTGAGTTTTGCAGAGGCACTAGATATCCACTCCACGGCTTCAGAAGTAAAGAAATCCGTATTTGATCTCTCTGTTCAAAGCTGGAAGCACTATGCAGAGTCTTTGCCTTCATTGCAAAAAGCATGGATATACTCTGCTAAAAATGTCAGTTCAAAACTCTGCATGGCAGATTCAACAGGTACTGAAGTGAGTGGAAACAAATTTATCACTGCAACATTGATGATGGCTGCTGCACTCAAACCAAAACTAAAAGAGAGTCAAAACATAGGTCTGCTCTTACCTACATCTGTAGGAGGTTCTATGGGAAATATGGCACTGATTACACTGGGGAAAACGATCGTAAACCTCAATTACTCAGCTGGGGAAGAGAGCCTGCTGCATGCACTCAAGATCGCAGATATCACAAAAATCATAGCCTCAAAACAGTTTATTACCAAACTTAAAGCTAAAGGCTTTGATATGACAAATGTACTGAAAAATGTGGAAGTGATCTATCTTGAAGAGATAAAAGAGAGTATGAGTAGAACAAAAGGGCTCTTCACACTTATGATGGTCAAGGCCCTGCCGGCCTCGTTACTAAGTATGGTATGTATTAAAGATAGCCACAAAGATGACACTGCAGCTATACTCTTCTCCAGTGGTAGCGAAGGTACACCAAAAGGCATAGAGTTAAGCCATCAAAATATGATGGGGAACATTAAACAGACCACGACCCTGCTCAACCCTACAGATGAAGATGTGATGTTAGGGACATTGCCTATCTTCCACTCTTTTGGTTTAACAGTCACTACACTCCTACCTCTTATAGAAGGTATCCCTGTTGCATCCCATCCAGACCCTACGGATGGTTTTGGCATAGGAAAAATGGCAGCAAAATATGAGGCGACCATCTTGTTGGCAACGGCTACATTCCTCAGACTCTACACAAGGAACCGTAAGCTTACGCCACTGATGTTCAAAGATATACGTATGGTAGTTGCAGGTGCAGAGAAACTGCCTAATGAGATACGTGATGAGTTTAAAAAGAAGTTTGGACTTGATATCTATGAAGGGTACGGTGCTACAGAGACCACACCGGTCGCTTCGGTCAATATGCCTGATGTACTCATGACAGACTCATGGAAACCACAAGTCGGTCAAAAGATAGGTACGGTCGGTCTGCCACTGCCTGGTTCTGCATTCCGCATCGTGGATCCTGAGAGTTTTAACACACTGAAAACCGGTGAAGAAGGCATGATACTCATCGGAGGTACACAGATCATGAAAGGCTACATCGATGACCCTAAAAAGACAGCCTCGGTCATCAAAGAGATAGATGGCATACGCTGGTACGTCACAGGAGATAAAGGCCGTTTGGATGAAGACGGTTTCCTCACCATAGTCGACCGTTACAGCCGTTTTGCAAAAGTAGCCGGAGAGATGGTAAGTCTCGGACTCGTCGAGGGTGAAATAGCTAAGGTACTCGGAGAAAATGACCAAATAGCCATTGCCGCCCTGCCTGATGCCAAGAAAGGTGAGAAGCTCGTACTTTTGCTTGAGGGGGAGATGGAGTTAGACACGTTGAAAGAGAAGATCAAAGAGATTGAGATGAACCCTCTTTTCGTGCCATCAGAGTACTTCAAAGTGGAAGAGTTACCAAAACTTGGTACAGGGAAGGCTGATTTTAAAGGTGCTAAGAGATTGGCACAAAAGCTCAGTGATGAACAATAA
- a CDS encoding MerR family transcriptional regulator, which produces MSLKMKDLSLQTNESKSTILYYVKEGLLPQPSKPKPNVHLYDESCIQIIKFIKYLQHNFSYSIAEIKNLFKENHFDFDGSFEMMVRSLELISGGKENQWYSKQDFLTLVSIDEKKLKAYQKRGYLFERAKGFSSKEVEIAEIIERASDLGLDFDLLDAYVDHAKILAQKENEIGATLLKKDEESHNARYELLFDLILTLKPYIFNMHTVQAHKKNISKASK; this is translated from the coding sequence ATGTCCCTCAAAATGAAAGACCTTTCTCTCCAAACAAATGAGAGCAAATCAACCATACTCTATTACGTAAAAGAGGGGTTGCTTCCCCAACCTTCTAAACCTAAACCGAATGTACATCTCTATGACGAAAGTTGTATACAGATCATCAAATTCATCAAATACCTGCAACACAACTTCTCATACTCCATAGCCGAGATAAAGAACTTATTCAAAGAGAACCATTTTGATTTTGACGGAAGTTTTGAGATGATGGTGCGTTCTTTGGAACTGATCTCCGGAGGGAAAGAGAATCAGTGGTATTCTAAGCAAGATTTTTTAACACTTGTTTCAATAGATGAAAAAAAACTCAAAGCGTATCAAAAGCGAGGTTACCTATTTGAGCGAGCCAAAGGTTTCTCATCCAAAGAGGTAGAGATAGCCGAGATCATAGAGAGAGCAAGTGATCTGGGTCTTGACTTTGATCTTCTTGATGCGTATGTGGATCATGCCAAGATACTTGCCCAAAAAGAGAATGAGATAGGTGCAACCCTACTCAAAAAAGATGAAGAGTCACACAATGCACGTTATGAACTTCTTTTTGATCTGATACTGACACTGAAACCTTACATTTTTAACATGCATACCGTTCAGGCACATAAAAAAAATATCTCAAAGGCAAGCAAATGA
- a CDS encoding TIGR02453 family protein: MQFTGFPKEGLSFLSNIIINNSKEWLDDHKEEYEKYIVAPNKAYVEEMGEHLQILVPHIHAIPKINKSLFRIYRDARFHRLDPIKERIGIIFWQGATHRMQSSSFYMHYDPFEVFVAAGIRNFKPPLLATYREYIKNDTKRESLHHILEELKRKGYSVPEPQFKRYPAGLDKEDTYAYLYLYLYGAMYAYTTFPPDETFQSEAIIERNFKIYEDMLDLQQWVYELTCVEEIIPEDLY; this comes from the coding sequence ATGCAGTTTACAGGTTTCCCAAAAGAGGGACTTAGCTTCCTCAGCAACATCATCATCAACAATTCCAAAGAGTGGCTTGATGACCATAAAGAGGAGTATGAGAAATACATCGTTGCACCCAACAAAGCCTACGTTGAAGAGATGGGTGAACATCTGCAAATACTTGTACCTCATATCCATGCCATACCCAAAATAAACAAATCTCTCTTCCGTATCTATCGTGATGCCAGGTTTCATAGGCTGGACCCGATCAAGGAACGTATAGGCATCATATTTTGGCAGGGTGCGACACATCGTATGCAGAGCAGTTCCTTTTATATGCATTATGATCCCTTTGAAGTCTTTGTCGCTGCAGGTATACGGAATTTCAAGCCACCTTTACTTGCAACCTACAGAGAGTACATCAAAAACGATACAAAGAGAGAAAGTTTGCATCACATCCTGGAAGAGCTTAAAAGAAAAGGATATAGTGTACCTGAGCCCCAATTTAAACGTTACCCTGCAGGACTGGACAAAGAGGACACCTATGCCTACCTCTACCTCTACCTCTATGGTGCGATGTATGCCTATACGACCTTCCCGCCTGATGAAACCTTTCAATCTGAAGCCATCATAGAGAGGAATTTCAAGATCTACGAAGATATGCTTGACCTGCAGCAATGGGTCTATGAACTTACCTGCGTTGAAGAGATAATACCAGAAGACCTTTACTGA
- the elyC gene encoding envelope biogenesis factor ElyC, with protein sequence MDFLLKKLISMFLMPLPLGVFFIVLALVLLYRHKIKPAKFLLALSIVWLFFFSYPPVANTLLHSLESNTPTLHNAPGNIKYIYVLGGGHHTDKNLPITSQVVEASVVRLTEGIRLYHQLHEEATIIVSGYRGSFDPTTHAVMQKKLALALGVKEEKLILRPEPRDTEEEAKAAKALLGDKPFILVTSASHMTRAMHFFKNEGLAPIPAPTNHLASTQYLDYTKFFSSEALMRSRVAFHELLGLIWQKIKGI encoded by the coding sequence ATGGATTTTTTACTCAAAAAGTTGATCTCTATGTTTTTAATGCCCCTTCCTCTTGGAGTGTTTTTCATCGTTTTGGCTTTAGTCTTACTCTACAGACACAAAATAAAGCCGGCAAAATTCCTACTTGCATTGAGCATCGTATGGCTCTTTTTCTTTTCCTATCCACCAGTTGCCAACACGCTTTTACACAGTCTTGAGTCAAACACTCCGACACTTCACAATGCACCTGGGAATATCAAATATATCTATGTGCTAGGAGGGGGACATCATACGGATAAAAATTTGCCCATAACTTCTCAGGTCGTTGAAGCCTCTGTTGTTCGCTTAACAGAAGGCATACGCCTTTACCACCAACTACATGAAGAAGCCACTATCATTGTTTCAGGGTATCGAGGATCATTTGATCCTACTACCCATGCTGTGATGCAAAAAAAATTGGCACTGGCCCTAGGTGTAAAAGAAGAGAAGCTTATACTGCGCCCCGAACCAAGAGATACCGAAGAGGAAGCAAAAGCTGCAAAAGCACTGCTGGGTGATAAACCATTCATCTTGGTTACCTCAGCATCTCATATGACAAGAGCCATGCACTTTTTCAAAAATGAGGGATTAGCGCCTATTCCGGCACCAACGAATCATTTGGCAAGCACACAATATTTAGACTATACCAAATTCTTTTCCTCAGAAGCACTCATGAGATCGCGTGTAGCTTTTCATGAACTTCTAGGCCTGATCTGGCAGAAAATCAAAGGGATCTAA
- a CDS encoding saccharopine dehydrogenase family protein encodes MSKNTLIIGAGGVGNVVTFKCAMNAETFGNITLASRTLSKCDAIAANVKEKTGVEIQTRAVDADSIPELKELIAATGASIVINVALPYQDLTIMDACEEMQVDYLDTANYEHPDTAKFEYKEQWARDEEFRKANIMGLLGSGFDPGATNVFCAYAQKHYFDEIHTIDILDCNAGDHGYPFATNFNPEINLREVSAKGRYWENGEWIETEPMEIMQVWDYPEVGPKDSYLLYHEEMESLVKHIKGLKRIRFFMTFGQSYLTHMKCLENVGMLGIKEVEHKGMKIVPMEFLSTLLPDPASLGPRTKGKTNIGIFAKGIKDGKERAIYIYQVSDHEKCYAEVMSQGVSYTTGVPAMIGAKLMLEGKWEGKGVFNLEQLDPDPFMEELNKQGLPWKVIELGADETRIVE; translated from the coding sequence ATGTCTAAAAATACCCTTATCATTGGTGCCGGCGGTGTCGGAAATGTTGTTACTTTCAAGTGTGCGATGAATGCTGAAACATTTGGAAATATCACTTTGGCAAGCCGTACGCTCAGTAAATGTGATGCCATCGCTGCAAATGTCAAAGAAAAAACAGGCGTAGAGATACAGACACGGGCAGTCGATGCAGATTCCATACCTGAGCTAAAAGAACTTATTGCTGCGACTGGAGCGAGTATTGTCATCAATGTGGCCCTTCCATACCAGGACCTTACCATCATGGATGCCTGTGAAGAGATGCAGGTAGACTATCTCGATACGGCAAACTACGAACACCCTGATACCGCTAAATTTGAGTACAAAGAGCAGTGGGCGAGAGATGAAGAGTTCAGAAAAGCGAACATCATGGGACTTCTTGGATCCGGTTTTGACCCTGGCGCGACCAATGTCTTTTGTGCCTATGCACAGAAACACTATTTCGATGAGATCCACACCATAGATATCCTTGACTGTAATGCAGGGGATCATGGCTACCCTTTTGCAACCAATTTCAACCCTGAGATCAATCTTCGCGAAGTCTCCGCAAAAGGTCGCTACTGGGAGAACGGAGAGTGGATAGAGACTGAACCAATGGAGATCATGCAAGTGTGGGATTACCCGGAAGTGGGGCCAAAAGACAGTTACCTGCTTTACCATGAAGAGATGGAGTCCTTGGTCAAACATATCAAGGGACTCAAAAGGATCAGATTCTTCATGACTTTCGGACAGAGTTATCTTACACATATGAAGTGTCTGGAAAATGTGGGTATGCTGGGGATCAAAGAGGTCGAACACAAAGGCATGAAGATCGTTCCTATGGAATTCCTTTCTACCCTGCTTCCGGACCCTGCGAGTTTAGGACCGCGTACCAAAGGTAAAACGAACATCGGCATCTTTGCCAAAGGTATCAAAGACGGTAAAGAGAGAGCCATCTACATTTATCAAGTGAGTGACCATGAAAAGTGTTACGCAGAAGTGATGAGTCAGGGGGTAAGTTACACCACAGGTGTACCTGCGATGATCGGAGCGAAACTGATGCTTGAAGGCAAATGGGAAGGCAAAGGTGTCTTTAACCTCGAACAGCTTGACCCTGATCCTTTTATGGAAGAGTTGAACAAACAAGGGTTGCCTTGGAAAGTCATAGAACTCGGAGCGGATGAGACAAGGATCGTAGAGTAA
- a CDS encoding AEC family transporter yields the protein MIETLMSILFVYVFILLGYMAKRIFKEEMNPKTLTLMSVYFLQPFVTIWGFSTARLQSEHLYVPLIYLAIILLLLFPTILLGKALFSDPKERAIFSIAGFVGNTGNIGIPLGIALFGEASVIYTTLINIANVFVVYIIGVYIYSRGSFSIRDSLLNIIRIPIIPASIVAILINIYEVPLSSEIIEFFKMGAYAGIVLQLFLLGTFLQGICIKELHPKLFIGTIGQKFIIVPLATALILSLTDLPLFVQGVIFMEMMVPLAVANINLASLYNCRPKDVTSLILLSTLLFMPLLFGLSYIINHYYL from the coding sequence ATGATTGAAACACTAATGAGCATACTCTTTGTCTATGTCTTCATACTCTTAGGCTATATGGCTAAACGCATCTTTAAAGAAGAGATGAATCCAAAAACACTGACCCTGATGTCTGTTTACTTTTTACAGCCCTTTGTCACCATCTGGGGTTTTAGTACAGCAAGGCTGCAGAGCGAGCACCTGTATGTCCCTCTGATCTATCTTGCCATTATCCTTTTGCTGCTCTTTCCGACCATCCTGCTGGGGAAAGCACTTTTCAGTGATCCTAAAGAGAGGGCCATCTTTTCCATTGCCGGATTTGTAGGGAATACAGGGAACATAGGTATTCCGCTGGGTATCGCCCTTTTTGGAGAAGCCTCTGTCATCTATACGACCCTGATCAACATCGCCAATGTCTTTGTCGTCTATATCATCGGTGTCTACATCTACTCGCGTGGTTCATTCAGTATCAGGGATTCACTCTTGAACATTATCAGGATCCCTATTATCCCGGCTTCCATTGTAGCGATACTCATCAATATCTATGAGGTGCCTCTCAGTTCTGAGATCATTGAATTTTTCAAAATGGGGGCCTATGCCGGTATCGTGCTGCAGCTTTTTTTACTTGGCACATTCCTGCAGGGCATATGTATCAAAGAGCTGCATCCAAAGCTCTTTATAGGGACCATAGGCCAAAAGTTCATCATAGTTCCGTTGGCAACGGCTCTCATACTCTCTTTGACAGATCTGCCACTTTTTGTACAAGGGGTGATATTTATGGAGATGATGGTACCTCTGGCTGTTGCCAATATCAATCTGGCTTCCCTCTATAACTGCAGACCAAAAGATGTCACTTCACTCATTCTGCTTAGTACACTTTTGTTTATGCCATTGTTATTTGGACTTAGCTATATCATAAATCACTACTATTTGTGA
- a CDS encoding DedA family protein, translating into MDFSSLETWGYLAIAFFAFGGSLFIVAAAGVFSFMGNMDLSIALAVATVSNFLGDIFLFYLGKYQKKEIQPYFAKHKRKIALATLIMRKYGVWAIFIQKFLYGIKTLVPLSMALAKYDFKKFAFYNVFASIVFVLTIGLSAYYSSEAIIAVFEFIKVYPWIAPVILFSIIGAVWFAMENMTKKKK; encoded by the coding sequence ATGGATTTTTCTTCTTTAGAGACTTGGGGTTACCTGGCGATTGCATTTTTTGCATTTGGTGGTTCACTCTTTATTGTTGCTGCAGCAGGCGTCTTTTCGTTTATGGGCAATATGGACTTGAGTATCGCGTTGGCCGTGGCTACGGTATCAAACTTTTTGGGAGATATCTTTCTTTTTTATCTGGGGAAATACCAGAAAAAAGAGATACAGCCTTACTTTGCGAAACATAAACGTAAAATAGCCCTTGCAACACTCATCATGCGAAAGTACGGCGTATGGGCCATTTTCATACAGAAGTTTCTTTACGGTATCAAAACCCTTGTACCGCTCTCTATGGCACTTGCCAAATATGACTTTAAAAAATTCGCTTTCTATAATGTATTTGCCTCTATTGTATTTGTACTGACGATAGGATTGAGTGCATATTATTCAAGTGAGGCTATCATTGCAGTGTTCGAGTTTATCAAGGTATATCCATGGATAGCACCGGTTATCTTGTTCAGTATCATAGGGGCTGTGTGGTTTGCAATGGAGAATATGACGAAGAAGAAAAAGTAG
- a CDS encoding pyridoxal phosphate-dependent aminotransferase codes for MLSDRIQTLSPSLTIAISSLARDLKAQGKDILSFSAGEPDFGTPQRIKDEAIKAINDGFTQYTAVPGIPDLLEAVAAKLKRDNNLDYVPSDIIVSNGAKQSLFNLFQAVLNEGDEVIIPSPYWVTYPELVKYASAVPVIVETDEISGFKMTADQLSAAITPKTKMVILTSPSNPTGSVYSKEELEALAAVLKGTDIMVVSDEMYEKLVYDIDFVAAASISEDMFQRTVTVNGLSKSVAMTGWRFGYLATPNKELVAAMNKLQSQSTSNINSITQKAAIPALLGEVDSEIEQMRRAFEGRAEEAVKLFNEIDGLSVLKPQGAFYLFVNIKDISNDSIEFCKELLQSTGVAVVPGIGFGAEGYFRFSFATDITTIREGIRRIEKFVQSKK; via the coding sequence ATGCTTTCAGATCGTATCCAAACACTCTCTCCGTCTCTTACTATAGCTATCTCTTCACTTGCACGTGATTTAAAAGCACAAGGAAAAGATATTCTTTCTTTCTCTGCGGGTGAACCGGATTTCGGGACCCCTCAACGTATCAAAGATGAGGCTATCAAAGCGATCAATGACGGATTTACACAGTATACTGCAGTACCGGGTATACCAGATCTTTTAGAAGCCGTAGCAGCAAAACTGAAAAGAGACAACAACCTTGACTACGTACCTTCAGACATCATCGTAAGCAATGGTGCAAAACAGTCTCTTTTTAATCTTTTTCAAGCAGTACTGAATGAAGGTGACGAGGTTATCATTCCTTCACCTTATTGGGTCACCTATCCTGAGCTGGTCAAATATGCAAGTGCTGTCCCTGTCATCGTAGAGACAGATGAGATCAGCGGATTCAAAATGACTGCTGATCAGCTCAGTGCTGCGATTACGCCTAAAACAAAAATGGTTATCTTGACCTCTCCGTCAAACCCTACAGGTTCGGTCTATTCTAAAGAAGAGCTTGAAGCACTGGCAGCTGTACTTAAAGGGACGGATATCATGGTGGTCAGTGATGAAATGTATGAGAAACTTGTCTATGACATCGACTTTGTAGCCGCGGCAAGTATCAGTGAAGATATGTTCCAAAGGACTGTCACCGTCAATGGTCTCAGCAAATCTGTAGCAATGACAGGATGGCGTTTTGGATACTTGGCAACACCGAACAAAGAACTCGTAGCTGCCATGAACAAGCTTCAGAGCCAAAGTACATCAAACATCAACTCTATTACACAAAAAGCGGCTATCCCTGCACTGCTTGGTGAAGTCGATAGTGAAATAGAACAAATGAGAAGAGCGTTTGAGGGAAGAGCGGAAGAGGCAGTGAAACTCTTTAACGAAATTGACGGTCTTTCTGTACTTAAACCACAAGGTGCATTTTACCTCTTCGTCAATATCAAAGATATCTCAAATGACTCTATAGAGTTCTGTAAAGAACTGCTTCAGTCTACAGGTGTGGCTGTCGTTCCGGGTATAGGTTTTGGTGCAGAAGGTTACTTCAGGTTCTCATTTGCCACTGATATCACAACGATCCGTGAGGGTATCAGACGTATTGAGAAGTTTGTACAGAGTAAAAAGTAA
- the cysE gene encoding serine O-acetyltransferase: MNSFSLIKEDFLNVKRNDPALHSTFELFFNYPGLWALLFYRLAHPLYKKGLRFLPRLISAIGQFLTVIDIHPAATIGRRVFIDHGVGVVIGETAVIGDDVIIYQQVTLGGVSLTKGKRHPTVENGAVIGAGAKVLGNITIGANSKVGANSVVVKNVPADSTAVGIPARVLKRGFDKTPLSHDKIPDVNKEIFQYLLKRLAVLETAIETGDNAHIKEKDHELDALYDNFIHSMD; this comes from the coding sequence TTGAATTCATTTAGTCTTATCAAAGAAGATTTTCTTAATGTAAAAAGAAATGACCCTGCCCTGCACTCTACCTTTGAACTCTTTTTTAACTATCCCGGATTATGGGCACTTTTGTTTTATCGTTTGGCACACCCGCTTTACAAAAAAGGTCTAAGATTCCTTCCACGGCTTATCTCTGCTATAGGACAGTTTTTAACAGTGATTGATATACATCCCGCTGCGACCATCGGCCGCAGGGTTTTCATTGACCATGGTGTTGGCGTTGTGATCGGTGAAACAGCGGTCATCGGTGATGATGTGATCATCTATCAGCAGGTTACGCTTGGTGGCGTCAGTCTTACAAAAGGCAAAAGACACCCGACCGTGGAAAATGGTGCAGTCATCGGAGCAGGCGCTAAAGTACTCGGAAACATCACCATCGGGGCCAACTCCAAAGTCGGTGCGAACTCTGTTGTGGTGAAAAATGTACCGGCCGATTCAACTGCGGTTGGTATCCCTGCACGTGTACTGAAACGCGGATTCGACAAAACCCCGCTCAGTCACGATAAGATCCCCGATGTCAACAAAGAGATATTTCAATATCTTCTTAAACGTCTTGCAGTACTTGAGACAGCGATTGAAACAGGGGACAATGCACATATCAAAGAAAAAGACCATGAGCTCGATGCGCTTTATGATAACTTTATCCACTCTATGGATTAG